In Pseudofrankia saprophytica, one genomic interval encodes:
- a CDS encoding FxLD family lanthipeptide, whose protein sequence is MTPTDTVHTASAPTSSAPAELDEFELDLQVIESLVPGAPMADCDTSDGCGSTCATTACISNANDPF, encoded by the coding sequence CCGACACCGTCCACACCGCCAGCGCACCCACCAGCTCGGCGCCTGCCGAGCTCGACGAGTTCGAGTTGGACCTGCAGGTGATCGAGTCGCTCGTGCCCGGTGCGCCCATGGCCGACTGCGACACCAGCGACGGCTGCGGCTCGACCTGTGCGACGACGGCCTGCATCAGCAACGCGAACGACCCGTTCTAG